A genomic segment from Fusarium keratoplasticum isolate Fu6.1 chromosome 10, whole genome shotgun sequence encodes:
- a CDS encoding MFS domain-containing protein, with product MADTRDKSLGEEKIEAQQVEAAQDAQLGHLADQEDHETGIWNSFVKYPWASAWCIYACWCIILVSFDLQAAGSVIGIPQFRKDFGFKFGDDYVIPAEWQSAFSGAPVATAVISSLISAELADWVGRKNVLAGALVISFIAVTVEFIATTNLVFFIGKLINGFMIGAVATTMISYIGEITPLALRGVFTCCVGVAYGIGPLVAFIVINYTGDVETRWAYRTVFCCQFGFAGVATLLLPFMPESPWWLISKGKRDRAIRSLRKLGHDGEAGHKKIALIELTLEQVRKETEGVTYMECLRKSNLRRTIISIMPLCIQAFSGIAFVAGYFTYYLQLAGYSTTKSYQIQIAQPVLSIVGNLMAAAMVDKVGRRALTFWGLVILTIFLLITGGLGLGSSQPAITGTVAFILIYSWWYNVSIGSTAFSLLCEVSTSRLRVKTIAIGYAVQNCINVMWQFVIPFMFNPDQGNLGAKVAFIFGGLCLFSLAYLWYYQPETAGRSYQELDEMFAKGIPARQFKSYKTEAEIQNEAAAQGLDKEQM from the exons ATGGCGGATACCAGAGACAAGTCTctcggcgaggagaagatcgaAGCCCAGCAGGTTGAAGCTGCTCAGGACGCgcagctcggccatcttgcTGACCAGGAGGATCACGAAACTGGCATCTGGAATTCCTTTGTCAAGTACCCTTGGGCTTCGGCCTGGTGCATCTACGCCTGTTGGTGCATTATCCTTGTCAGTTTCGATCTGCAGGCCGCTGGCAGTGTCATCGGTATCCCTCAATTCCGCAAGGACTTTGGCTTCAAGTTTGGCGATGACTATGTGATCCCGGCTGAGTGGCAGTCTGCCTTCAGCGGTGCTCCAGTTGCTAC GGCCGTCATCTCTTCGCTCATCTCGGCCGAACTCGCAGACTGGGTCGGTCGAAAGAACGTCCTCGCCGGTGCTCTCGTCATCTCGTTCATCGCCGTTACTGTCGAGTTTATCGCTACAACGAACCTGGTTTTCTTCATCGGAAAGCTGATTAATGGTTTCATGATTGGTGCTGTTGCCACCACCATGATCAGCTATATCGGAGAG ATCACCCCCCTGGCTCTTCGTGGTGTCTTTACTTGCTGTGTTGGTGTGGCCTATGGTATTGGCCCTCTGGTCGCCTTTATCGTCATCAACTACACTGGAGACGTCGAGACACGCTGGGCTTACCGAACTGTGTTCTGCTGCCAGTTTGGTTTCGCTGGTGTTGccactcttctcctccctttCATGCCTGA GTCGCCATGGTGGCTCATCTCCAAGGGAAAGCGGGATCGCGCTATTCGAAGTCTTCGCAAGCTTGGCCACGACGGCGAAGCCGGTCACAAGAAGATCGCTCTCATTGAGCTCACACTCGAACAGGTAAGAAAGGAAACCGAGGGCGTCACCTACATGGAATGCCTGCGAAAGTCAAACCTGCGCCgcaccatcatcagcatcatgccCCTGTGCATCCAGGCCTTCTCCGGTATCGCGTTTGTGGCTGGATACTTCACCTACTATCTCCAGCTTGCGGGTTACTCGACTACGAAGAGCTACCAGATTCAGATTGCTCAGCCCGTGCTTTCCATCGTCGGCAACCTCATGGCCGCTGCCATGGTTGACAAGGTCGGCCGACGTGCTCTCACCTTTTGGGGTTTGGTGATTCTtaccatcttcctcctcatcactgGTGGTCTCGGCCTGGGTAGCTCTCAGCCTGCCATTACTGGAACGGTTGCCTTTATTCTCATCTACAGCTGGTGGTACAACGTTTCGATCGGATCGACAGCCTTCTCCCTGCTCTGCGAAGTTTCCACCTCCCGTCTTCGCGTCAAGACTATCGCCATTGGTTACGCCGTGCAAAACTGCATCAACGTCATGTGGCAGTTTGTTATCCCCTTCATGTTCAACCCCGACCAGGGAAACCTCGGCGCCAAGGTTGCTTTCATCTTTGGCGGTCTTTGCCTGTTCTCGCTCGCCTATCTCTGGTACTACCAGCCCGAGACCGCTGGACGATCATAccaggagcttgatgagatgTTTGCCAAGGGTATCCCCGCGAGGCAGTTCAAGTCGTACAAGACCGAGGCTGAGATCCAGAacgaggctgctgctcagGGACTGGACAAGGAACAGATGTAG
- a CDS encoding Rhamnogalacturonan endolyase, which yields MLLLTTLFAVLLWPVAVAAAWGWKDQNGNYVIDSGADLVISVSKSNGDINSLKYKGQEFNGWGGKNTHVESGLGASTVSIASVGSNVIKVSVQHGTLKHYIVVRYKNNNVYLFTNKADTSISAMRYIVRIKPGIFSHASTDADYYDPGSSYIEASDVSINSNGITKSKHYQGNTYGRTMDYDYVGKSNGKVGLYMIRSNHEKASGGPFFRSLLTRADATGEDLYDIYYYNMGSTDPMRFGLQGPSVLTFTDGGAPNSNLFARNADWTWIDGLGLDGWTKWGDRGYASGVGISNMKDGYTYTVGLSNAQAQYWGVASAGKGAWSIKKIIPGTYTMTVYKEELEVYTGTVTINKGAGTAVNTVKATDPADDNAIWRIGEWDGTPRGFLNFEDKMMKPTYMHPSDKRLANWDAGNFIVGTSKANGFPGYMWQDINNNHLVYFRLNQAQLGKDHTIRLGITQAYINGRPTIKVNDWSARTPGATNQASTRSLTTGTYRGNNVKLEFTVPKSAFKQSTSEWQIMTISIVTGSSGTKYLSGGVSFDSIDMLA from the exons ATGTTGCTTCTGACTACTCTTTTTGCCGTATTGCTCTGGCCCGTGGCTGTCGCTGCAGCCTGGGGTTGGAAAGATCAAAATGGCAACTACGTGATTGACTCAGGGGCTGACCTTGTCATCAGCGTCAGCAAGTCCAACGGTGACATCAACTCGCTCAAGTACAAGGGCCAGGAGTTTAACGGTTGGGGCGGCAAGAATAC CCATGTCGAATCTGGTCTTGGAGCCAGCACCGTCTCTATCGCTTCTGTCGGCAGCAATGTCATCAAGGTCTCGGTCCAGCACGGAACTCTTAAGCATTACATTGTGGTGCGATACAAGAACAACAATGTCTACCTGTTCACCAACAAGGCTGATACCAGTATTTCGGCCATGCGGTACATTGTGCGCATCAAGCCTGGCATTTTCAGCCATGCCTCGACCGACGCCG ACTACTATGATCCTGGAAGCTCATACATCGAGGCCTCCGATgtcagcatcaacagcaacggcatcaccaagagcaagcaCTACCAGGGAAATACCTATGGACGCACCATGGACT ATGACTACGTGGGCAAGTCAAACGGCAAGGTTGGTCTGTACATGATCCGTTCCAACCACGAAAAGGCTTCCGGTGGCCCCTTTTTCCGATCTCTTCTTACCCGAGCCGATGCAACCGGCGAGGATCTGTATGACATTTACTACTACAACATGGGCAGCACGGATCCCATGAGATTCGGTCTTCAGGGCCCTAGTGTCTTGACTTTCACTGATGGAGGCGCCCCCAACTCCAACCTGTTTGCTCGTAACGCAGACTGGACCTGGATTGATGGCCTCGGA ttggatggatggactAAGTGGGGTGACCGTGGCTATGCTTCGGGTGTCGGAATCTCCAACATGAAGGACGGCTACACTTACACCGTCGGCCTGTCCAACGCCCAGGCCCAGTACTGGGGAGTGGCTTCAGCTGGAAAGGGCGCATGGTCaatcaagaagatcatcccCGGTACCTACACCATGACTGTGTacaaggaggagctggaggtctATACCGGAAcagtcaccatcaacaagggCGCTGGCACAGCCGTCAACACTGTCAAGGCCACCGATCCCGCCGACGACAACGCCATCTGGCGCATTGGAGAATGGGACGGCACACCCCGAGGTTTCCTGAACTTTGAGgacaagatgatgaagcctACGTATATGCACCCGTCTGACAAGCGACTGGCCAACTGGGATGCCGGCAACTTTATTGTTGGAACCAGCAAGGCGAATGGCTTCCCCGGATATATGTGGCAggacatcaacaacaaccacctcGTCTACTTCCGCCTGAACCAGGCACAGCTCGGAAAGGATCACACGATCCGTCTTGGCATCACCCAGGCTTACATCAACGGACGACCTaccatcaaggtcaacgacTGGTCAGCACGCACACCCGGAGCAACCAACCAAGCCAGCACGCGAAGCTTGACTACCGGCACCTACCGTGGAAACAATGTCAAGCTTGAGTTCACGGTTCCGAAGAGCGCCTTCAAGCAGAGCACGAGTGAGTGGCAGATCATGACCATCAGCATCGTGACCGGAAGCTCTGGCACGAAGTATCTTAGTGGAGGTGTCAGCTTTGACAGTATTGACATGTTGGCTTAG
- a CDS encoding EVE domain-containing protein, which translates to MPPRKRSAPSSGADDEAVPKRRSLRQAASKGRQPPDEPAREEPTPPKKTTVKVEEKKQPKKPKAAPKSRTTTKVDAPKPKKKSQEEDAPKNEAQNSARAASEDSDVDSIPAINPEAPRHDGQWYWLLKAEPETRIVNGIDVKFSIDDLRDKDEPEGWDGIRNYAARNNMRNMNVGDLAFFYASNCKEPGIMGTMEIVKEFSEDKSARQPGAPYYDPKSTKEKPIWDLVHVEFRKKFAVPIHLKELRELGKPGGPLEAMQLIKQSRLSVTKVSADEWNTLCELADKKASEAGLEHQGPK; encoded by the exons ATGCCGCCTCGAAAGAGAAGTGCGCCTAGCTCTGGCGCCGATGACGAAGCCGTGCCAAAAAGACGATCTCTTCGTCAGGCGGCATCAAAAGGCCGCCAGCCACCCGACGAGCCAGCCCGTGAGGAACCAACTCCCCCCAAGAAGACAACAGTCAAAgtagaggagaagaagcaacccaagaagcccaaggcagCCCCCAAGAGTCGAACGACAACCAAGGTTGATGCTCCAAagccgaagaagaagtctcaagaagaagatgcaCCTAAGAATGAGGCTCAGAACAGTGCTCGTGCCGCGTCTGAGGACTCTGATGTGGACTCGATCCCAGCGATCAATCCTGAAGCTCCCAGACATGACGGCCAGTGGTACTGGCTCCTGAAAGCTGAGCCAGAGACACGCATCGTGAATGGCATCGACGTAAAGTTCTCCATAGACGACCTTCGAGACAAGGATGAGCCTGAAGGATGGGATG GCATCAGAAACTACGCAG CTCGCAACAACATGAGAAACATGAACGTTGGTGATCTAGCCTTTTTCTATGCAAGCAACTGCAAAGAGCCCGGCATCATGGGCACCATGGAGATTGTCAAGGAGTTTTCTGAAGACA AATCCGCACGGCAACCAGGCGCGCCTTACTACGATCCCAAGTCgaccaaggagaagcccatCTGGGATCTCGTGCATGTCGAGTTCCGAAAGAAGTTTGCCGTTCCGATTCATCTCAAGGAGCTTCGCGAGCTTGGAAAACCTGGTGGGCCTCTGGAGGCGATGCAACTCATCAAGCAGTCGAGACTCAGCGTGACCAAGGTCAGTGCTGATGAGTGGAACACGCTCTGCGAACttgccgacaagaaggcaTCTGAGGCTGGGCTAGAACATCAGGGGCCTAAATAG